Genomic window (Candidatus Effluviviaceae Genus V sp.):
CAGGAACGCGCCGAACCCGTTCAGGGGTACGACCGTTATGAGCTTCGCGCTCACCGTGCCGTGCCGGGTCACGGTGCGCGTCTACGACGTCAGCGGCAGGGAGGTGGCCGTTCTGGCCGACGGCGAGTTCGATGCGGGACGGCATCCGGTGACGTGGGACGGTCGCGACGCCGGCGGCAACAGGGTCGCCACAGGCGTGTACTTCTGCTCCGCGACGTCAGGGGAGCATGAGGCGCGACGGAAGATGGTCCTCATCCGGTAGTATCACGCTGATGGTCTGTGCGAACCTGGGCCCGGTCGTCCGGTAGAAGTAGATGCCGCTGGCCAGAGCCTCGCCGTGGTCGTTCGTTCCGCCTCAGGTGGTCGATTTCGTGTCGACCATCTCGTAGCCGTGCACCAGTGTTCTCACCAGGCGACCGGAGGTGTCGTAGAACCCGCGAGATGCGGCTCCTACTGGTTCAGATGGCACGACAGGACGCAATGTCCGCTGGTGACGTTCCCGCTGGAAGGTGCTACATTGATACCGACGAAGGAACCCTGTCTCAGGGAGCATGTGTGAGTACCGTCCGGTCCGCCAGTCACCCGCTCGTGAGACGTCTGCTTGTTGCCGTGGGCGTCGTCTGCGTCGGCCTCGGCTTCGCGGGCGTCTTCGTCCCGCTCCTGCCGACCACGCCGTTTCTCCTTCTGGCTGCGGCGTGCTTCATCCGGAGCTCGCAGCGGTTCTACACCTGGCTGACGACGAACCGGTTCGTCGGGAGCTACGTCCGAAACTACATGGAGCACCGCGCGACGACGATGGTGACGAAGGTCACCAGCCTCTCGATGCTCTGGATCTTCATCGGCGCGAGCGCCGTGTTCTTCACGGAGAGCTGGATCGTCCGGGCTCTCCTCCTGGTGGTGGCTGTGGGGGTGACCATCCATCTCGTGTCCCTCAGGACGATTGAACGAGGGCGATGTCCCAGGGGGATCATCGGGAGGAGAGAGCGCGACGTAGGGGGATGACGATGGTCGGCGGGACGACCACCGGTGGTGCGCGGCCCGCCACAAAAAGGGAAGGAGAGCGCTCGATGGCGAAG
Coding sequences:
- a CDS encoding DUF454 family protein encodes the protein MSAGDVPAGRCYIDTDEGTLSQGACVSTVRSASHPLVRRLLVAVGVVCVGLGFAGVFVPLLPTTPFLLLAAACFIRSSQRFYTWLTTNRFVGSYVRNYMEHRATTMVTKVTSLSMLWIFIGASAVFFTESWIVRALLLVVAVGVTIHLVSLRTIERGRCPRGIIGRRERDVGG